ACCTCGAGGCACGAGCGGGTCAGCAGCCTGCGGCGCTCCTCCTCCTGATAGGGGTCGCACACCGTACCGAGCGATACGCGACCGGGGTGCCTCCTCCGAACTTCGCGGGCCAGCACCTCCGCCGCGTTCACCTTGACACCGACGAACTCACCCCAGGGGTCCGTGATCTTCATGAACTTCTTCATGAAGGTCGCGTAGCAGTAGGAACAGGAGTGCGTGCATCCGATGTACGGATTGACCGCGTAGTCGAGCCCGGGGATCTTCGACCTCGTGAGAACGCTCTTGGCTGTCGTCTCGAAGACGCGCGCTGGGGGCATGGTGACTCCGACAACGGCATCTGTGCGCGGAGGAGCACCCCGTCGCCTTCCGGGGCGCGCCTGGGCTTTCCGGAGAAAGAAGGCCGGCCGCCCTCGGTGTCGAGAGCGGCCGGCATCGGTGGTACGCCCCGAAGGAATCGAACCTTCAACCTACTGATTAAGAGTCAGTTGCTCTGCCTAGTTGAGCTAGGGGCGCTCGGTTCCTCTGTTGTAAATCAGCGATCCGCGGGTCGGTCAGAACGGCAGATCGTCGTCGTCCATGCTGACGCTCTCGGTGGCGAACTCCGGCGTGCGCTCCTGCTGCCCGCCGCCCCCGCCGTCGCGGCTCCCGAGCATCTGCATCTCATCTGCCTTGATCTCGGTCGTCTTCCGCTGCTGACCCTGCTTGTCCTCCCAGGTCCGCGTACGGAGACGGCCCTCGATGTAGACCTGACGTCCCTTCGACAGATACTGACCGCAGATCTCGCCCAGCTTGCCCCAGGCGACGATCCTGTGCCACTCGGTGTGCTCCTGACGGTTTCCGTCGCGATCCGACCATGTCTCGTTCGTTGCGATGTTGAACGTGGTCACCGTCGTGCCGCTGCCGGTCTGCCGGACTTCGGGGTCGCCGCCCAGATTCCCGATCAGGATGACCTTGTTGACGCCTCTGCCTGCCATATGTCGTCCTCTCTTCGGGGTTCCCGTCGGGCCCGACGTTCCCTCAGGCCCGCCTTTCGTCGCGGGGCTTCGAGGGGAGTGCACCCGGGGTATTGTCGCGCTTCCCCCGGCTGCTCCTTCAGGGAGTCTAGCACGCGCATCTGCCGGCCCGCAACGCCGTCTCCGGGACGGGGTTGAGGGTGGTGGGGTGGAAGACGGGATTCGAACCCGCGACGACTGGAACCACAATCCAGGGCTCTACCAACTGAGCTACTTCCACCGTGACATCTGGTACGCCTGGCTGGATTCGAACCAGCGACCTACGGATTAGAAGTCCGTTGCTCTATCCTAACTGAGCTACAGGCGCGCGCGTGGTCGGGGCGAGAGGATTTGAACCTCCGACTTCCTGCTCCCAAAGCAGGCGCGCTAACCGGGCTGCGCCACGCCCCGCCCTGTTTCGACCCTCTATGATAGGAAGGCCCCAGGACGGTGTCAAGCTCGCCGGATCGGACGTATCCGCAGTCTGCCGCCGGCCGACATCCCGGCACCCACGCCGATCTGCGACCGCTCCCGGACCGCCGTCCCCCACCGGCGTTCACGGGATAAGCACGTGGCCGCGGCCCAATGGGAGGCCCGCGGCCACGGCGATGACTTGACCCTCGTGCGTGGAGGGGAGAGCCAAGTCGGATCTCCTTCTCAGAAGTCCCCGAAAGAACCCGAGAAACGCATTCTAGCACGCCCCTCAGGCGGCGGCAAGCAGGAAGAGCATCTGGAGGTAAGATTCTTCTAAGTGACGGAGAGAAAGTGTCTTAGGTGTTGCGCACAGGCGAGCCATTTGGTCATGTCACAGGGCTGAACGACCGTTCAGATGGTCCCGACCGAGGCCCTCCTTGACGCCTCATGCGGCGCCTCGTGCGGCCTCCAGAAGCTCAAGGACAAGTTCCCTGGCGGCCCGGACGGCCTTCCCGCGATGGCTGATGGCGTTCTTCTCGTCGCTCGTCATCTGGGCAAAACTCTTGTCGGCCCCGTCCGGACGGAACAGCGGGTCGTAGCCGAAGCCACCCTCCCCCACCGGCTCGGTCAGGATGACCCCGTCCATCGTCCCCTCGACGAGACGCGCATCGCCTCCGGGAACGGCGAGCGCGACGACCGTCCGGAACGCCGCCCGGCGGTCTTCCTCCGATGCGCCTGCCATCTCCTTCAGGAGTTTCCGGTTGTTCCTCTCGTACGACGGCGGCTCTCCGGCGTAGCGCGCCGAGTAGACGCCGGGCGCGCCGCCGAGGAACTCGACCTCGAGCCCCGTGTCGTCGGCCAGCGCCGGTCGGCCCGTCGCGTCCGCGACCTCTCTGGCTTTCTTCGCGGCGTTCTCCTCGAGCGTCTCACCGTTCTCGACGACATCCGGGAGATCAGGGAGGTCGTTGAACGACAGGATACGGACCGGAAGCCCGCTCAGGATGGCGTTGATCTCCTCGACCTTGTGCGGGTTCCTTGTGGCGAGAACGAGGGTGAGGACGTCGTCCGGGGTCACGGGCACTCCTCCACCAGCTCCTCCTCGCTGACGATCGAGACGTCGCCCAGCTCGCTGCCCAGGAAACGCTCCGCCTGCTCGCGGAACCGGTGCGGAACATCGCTCACGAAGTACCTGAGCCGGCGCGGCGCATCGTCCTCCCGCATCAGGTCGAGTGTCTGAAGTCGTTCCCTGACCTCGCTGGCCGTCTCCTCTGCCGAGTCGATCAGCCTCACGCTGGGTCCGAAGACCTTCCCGATCGTCGTCTTGAGGATGGGGTAGTGCGTGCATCCCAGGACGACCACGTCGACACCGGCGTCCCGCAGTGGACGGAGATACTCGTGCGCGATCACGAGCGTCACCTCGCGGTCGGTCCACCCCTCCTCGGCCAGTGGAACGAACAGCGGGCAGCTCTGCTCGAGCACCTCGATCTCCCGGTCGATGCGCCCGATCTCAGTGTGATAGGCACCGCTGGCGATCGTGCCCTCCGTCCCGATGACCCCCACACGTCCAACGAGCGTCGACGAGGCAGCGGCGAGGGCGCCCGGGCGTATGACGCCGATGACCGGGACGTCGAAGCGCTCGGCCAGTGGTCCGATGGCGACCGACGACGCGGTGTTGCAGGCGACGACGATCATCTTGACGTCGTGCCGCAGCAGGAAGGCGGTGTTCTGGATCGAGAACGCGGTGACCGTCTCGTTCGACTTCGGCCCATACGGGAGCCTCGCCGTGTCGCCGAAGTAGACGATCGACTCTGCCGGAAGCTGCCGCATGATCTCGGAGACGACCGTCAGGCCGCCTATGCCGGAGTCGAACACGCCGATCGGACGCGCGTCAGCCACAGGACATCTCCCTCATGCTCGCTAACGGTACTGCTCGACTGCGAACGGCACGCTCGCGTCGATGTGCCCCGCGATCGTCTCGATCTCCTCCCCCTCCACGAGGAAGGTCACCGACTCGACGTCCGGGAAGTTCGCCGCGAGCGTGCGAACGACCGACCTGATTGTAAAAAGCTCGCCTGTCGACCCGCCCCAGTGCTCCTCAACGAGTTCGCTCGAGAAGTCGACGTAGGCGCCGCCCGCGTCATCGAAGTAGACGGAGCGGACGCCGGTGTTCTCGGGTAGCGTCCGCACCGCCCCCTCGTGCCGGGGGCCGGCCACGAGCTCCTCGAGGATCCGGCGCGCGCGACCCGGTCGGTCGTCGGGCACGACGATGTCGCGCTGCTCTTCGACGATATTCATCGCGCGGCTGTCGGCGAACGCGAGTACGACGGACTGCACGCCCTCCCCGAGGTCCTCTTCGACGACACCCTCGGTCGGCAGTTCCTCGACGGGCTCGCGCTCCCAGACCGTCACCACGACCGCCACGGCTACGATGATCGCCGCGACCACGAGGATCCTCAGACGCTTGAGGTTCACCGGTTCCTCTCCTTCCAGCCGGTTCTGTACGCCTCAATGCCGCTGGCGATCGCCTGTGCGGCGTCCGCTCTGAAGGTCTCGTCCTGCGCCCTCCCGGCGTCGCCGCCGCTCGTGAGGTAGCCCAGGTCGACGACGACCGACGGCATCATACAACCCTCCAAGACGGAGTGCGAGAGCCCCCGAACGCCGCGGTCCGCGCTCGGAAGAGCGGAGCGCAGCTCGCCCCGCACGAGCCGCGCGAGGATCCTGCTCTCGTCGATGTGCTCCTCCTGAGCGTGTCGCCACAGGAGCGCCTCCTCGGCGCGCGAGAGCACCGCGGGATGATCGTACGCCAGCCCCCCACGCCGCGGCTCTACGACGGGGAGCGGCGGGTCCACCGGGACGGCGTAGTGGTGGACCTGAAAGCCGGCGGCCGCGCCCGAGGTCCACCCGTCGCACCTGAGAGCGACGAAGATGTCCGCATCGGCGAGGTTCGCGAGCTCGCAGCGCCTGTTCACCGGAACGAACGAATCGGAGCTTCGCGTCATGAAGACGTAGAACCCTCTCCGCTGAAGCGCGGCTCCGAGTTCTCTCGCCACGGCGAGCGTAATGTCCTTCGCAGCCACGCCGCCGCGTCCGATGACGCCCGTCTCCCGTCCGCCGTAGCCCGGGTCGATCATGACAACCTCGAGCTCGTCCGACGCCATCAGGGGATCCGTCGGGCGCGTCAGAAGCTCCTTCGGAGAGCGCAGCGCCGGCGACGGGACCGACTGGGCCGTCGCCTCGACGACGATCTCCAGTCTGTGTGGTCTTCTCAGACGGTCGACCCGGTAGGAGGTTGCGCCGCCGGCCGTCTCGACAATGAGCTCGGCCCCTCCGCGACGCTCCTCGGCTGTCACCCGGGAGACGTAACCGCCGTCGGCCGGGATGTCGACCGAATCCGAGAGCACCGCACGGCGCGCGAAGACCTCGATCGTCCCTGAAGCGAGGCTCTCGACATGAAGCTCCGCGCGCTCACTCAACGGCACGACAACGACCGTGCTGCCCGTACGCTCCTCGATGGATACGTCGCCGATGACCGGCCCGAGACGCTCGATTCTCAGACGCTCCTCCTCGCGGTCGACCGCGGTATCGAGATGGAGCACGGGGGCGACTGCCTCCGACAGGAACGACGGGGGAACCCAGAACTCCCCGGTCCGCATGAGAACCGGCTGCAGGACGTTGACGATGCCGCCGTCCACGGCGACAAACCTGTTTCCGGGTGACATGACGAAGCGATGCTCGCCGACGACCAGAGCCGCCTTGCCCGTTCGCGGGTTCCAGTGTCGAGAGCCTCCTAGTGCGAGGGCGATGTCGGCGAGATGAACGTACGGAACGTCCTCGTGAACGAACGTCCTGGCGGGGATCCTCCGGCCGCCCGGCTCGACCTCGATGCGGTAGGACGCCGGGGCTGAGGAAGCGGCCAGAAGCGCGACGAGCAAGAGAATCGGCACCAGCTTCATCAGTACACGTTCCTGTCTCTTCGATGGAGCTCACGCTCCATGTCCCGCTCGGCGTCGCGTCGCTTGATCGTCTCTCGCTTGTCGTGCTGTCGCTTCCCGCGGCAGAGACCGATCTCGACCTTCACGCGGCCGCGCCTCAGGTAGACCGACAGCGGGATGAGAGTCACGCCCTTCTCTCTGACCTGGCGGTGCAGACGTCTGATCTCGTTCTTGTGCAGCAGGAGCTTCCTGACCCTGCGGGGGTCGACGTTGAAGCGGTTTCCCTGCTTGTACGGGCTGATGTGGACGCCGTGAAGGAACATCTCCCCGTCCTCGACCCTGGCGTAGCTGTCGACCAGCTGGATCTTGCCGAGACGTACCGACTTGACCTCGGTGCCCTTGAGCACGACACCGGCCTCGACGGTGTCCTCGACATGATAGTCGTGTCTCGCGCGACGGTTCTTCGCAACGAGCTTGACGTCCTCGGCCAAAAGTCCCGCCTCCCGATCGAGCCCATTCGAGCCCCCGCTGCAGGGCACACCCCTGCGACGGCGCCGGCCGGGCCGACTCTGGTTCGGATGCTATCAGAGCCCGAAGCAACCGGGCAAGGCGATTCACGGAGGGCCCGGGTCAGCCTCTCGAGGCGAACGCGGTGATGTCCCGGGCGACCTTGTCGACCGCATCGCGGCCGCGCGCGACGACGAACCCCGAGATGAGCTCGACGCCGTCTCTCTCCCAGTGGATGCGGAGAATCGGTATCCCGCCCCCCCAGCGACCTGCGTGCCACGAACTCGTCGACGTGCGGACGATGGCGGACGCGGGGATGAGAAGAGGACGCTTCGTCAGCGCCCGGAGGAAGTGGAAGCCCCGTCCGTCGAGCCAGTACCGGCCGCTGCCGCGGGCCAGGAAGCCGCTCCTGCGGTAGCGCCGCCACCAGGCGTCTCTTATCGTCGTGCCGATGTAGGCCCCACGACGGGCATATGAGGGACATTCAGTCATACGCCTCCTCCGTCGCGCCGCGCTGCGATCGCCCCGGCGGCGGGGCGTCTGCCCCGGAGGCCGGTGATTCAGTCAGTTGACTTGGTATGCACGTCACGCTACACTACGGGAGGTGTGAGCACCAAAGCCGAAGTGGTGGAATTGGTAGACGCGCTGCGTTCAGGGCGCAGTAGGGTTTAACCCTGTGGGGGTTCGAGTCCCCCCTTCGGCACCAGAACGTACCCCGGGGCGGCGCCAGAATGCCGCCCCGTCGCACGAACGGGCCCGACACGGTGGCCGGAAGCGGCCCCGGGCCGGAGCCCCGGGAGGATTCCGCCGTGTCGAAGCAGAAGGTCGCCGTCCTCAGGACGAAGCCCGAGACCGTCCTCGACGACTACCGCCGTCTCTGCGAGCTGGCGGGCATGAAGGACGCTCTCGACCCTTCAGCCACCACGATCCTCAAGGACAACATCAGCTGGCACCTGATGTACCCCAGCTCGAACACGACCCCCTGGCAGCTCGAGGGCACGATCCTCGCGCTCAGGGAACAGGGGTTCGAGGATCTGGTCGACGTCCACAACAAGACGGTGGTCACCATCTGCGACCTCGGCGACAGATACAACAGGTTCGGCCCCGTGCTCGAGAAGCACGACGTCCCGACGAAGCACAACTTCAACCCCGACGACATGTCCTGGATCGAGTACAGGCCGAAGGCGACGATGGCGGTGCTCGACAAGGTCTTCCCCGACGGCATTTATCTGCCGGACTACTTCTTCGGGAAGAACATCGTCCACCTCCCCACCGTCAAGACGCACAGCTACACCGTGACGACCGGCGCCCTGAAGAACGCCTTCGGCGGGCTTCTCAACGTCAACCGTCACATGACCCACACATGGATCCACGACACGATCGTCGACCTGCTGGCCATCCAGAAGGAGATCCACACGGGGGTCTTCTGCACGATGGACGGCACCACGGCCGGAAGCGGCCCCGGGCCCCGTACGCTCATCCCCCATCGGAAGGATGTCATCCTCGCCTCGGCCGACCAGGTCGCGATCGACGCGGTCTCGGCCCGGATGATGGGCTTCGAGCCGATGGAGATCGACTACATCGCTCACGCGACGGAACGCGGTCTGGGACAGGGCGACCCGCGGGAGATAGAGATCGTGGGAGACGAGGACGCCGCGGCCGAGCGATGGGGGTTCACGGTCGGGGTGAACCTGGGGACGGGGACAGGAATGCTCCTATGGCGCAGCCCCCTCAAGATCTTCCAGAAGCTGCTCTTCCAGACCCCGATCGTCAAGATGTTCATCTGGGCGAGCGAGACGTACCACGACAAGTTCTGGTACCCGAAGCACGGCGTCCCGGTCGTCGAGAAGTGGAAGCGCGAGAGCCCGTGGGGACGACTCTTCGAGCAGTACCCCGAGAGCACGAAGGAGATCGACCCGAGCTGCCGTCAGGAGCCGTTCTCCTAGACGCCGCGTGAAGAGCGCGCCCCCGCTCCGCGACAGGAACGCGGGCGCGTCGAGCAGGCAACCTGCTTCCTCTCGGACGATCGCGCGCGGAGGTTCCTCACTTGCCGCGCGCTACGCTTCGCCGGTCTCCTCCGCCCGCACGCACTTCACGACATCGAGCACGTTGGCGTCGATCCCGCGATCGCCGCCCTGCCGGTTGTAGTCCCTGATCCGCTCGAGGACGGCGTCCACCCGGTCATCGTCGATGCAGAACTCCACGACCGAGTTCGCCCCGGGCCAGACGTGCGACTCTTCGCGCGGATCCTTTCCTGAGATCCTCCCGTGCACTCCGGGCCAGCGGTTCAGCACGCTGACGTCGAACTCCCTGAGGATCTCGAGGACCTCCTCGTGAATGCCGACATAGTACGTCATCTGTATCAGCTTCATCTCGTCCTCCGCGCTCTGGCCTCGATCCTCGTATGGAAGATCATGTAGACGGTCGGGACAAGGACCAGCGTGACGAACGTCGACACCAGGAGCCCGCCGATCATCGTGATGCCGAGCGGCCTCCAGACCTCCGAGCCCTGGTAGCGCATGAGCGCCAGCGGCAACATGCCGAAGATCGTCGTGAACGCCGTCATGAGAACGGGTCGCAGTCGACGGCTGCCCGCCGTCATCACGGCCTCCCTCAGCTCCATGCCGCGCTTCCGCATGATCTTCGCGTAGTCGACGAGCACAATGGCATTGTTGACCACGATGCCCATCAGCATCACCACGCCGAGGAACGACGTCATGCTGAGCGGCGTGTTCGAGATCAGGAATGCCCAGACGACGCCGACGAACGCGAACGGCACCGAGAACATGATGATGAACGGGTCGAGCAGCGACTCGAACTGAGACGCCATCACCATGTAGACCAGCGCCAGCGACAGCATGAGGAGGAGGAACAGGTCGCCGAACGCCTCGCCCTGGTTCTCCACATCGCCCGCCAGCTCGATGGTGACGCCCGGCGGCCGCTCGAGGTCCTCGAGCGCTCTCCGCACGTCGCCGGCCACCTCGCCGAGCGCGCGTCCCGAGATGCGACCGGTCACGGCGACGATGCGCTGCTGGTCCTCGTGCTTGATCTCGGTCGGTCCCTCGGACATGCGGACGTCCGCGACCGAGGAGAGGCGGACCATGCTTCCCGTGACGGACGGGATCGGCATCGCCATGAGGTCCTCGACCGACGACCGCTCGCCTCTGGGCGCCCGCACCACGACCTGCCACTGGTCGCCGCCCTGTCGGAGCTTCGTTGCGTCGACGCCGAACACCTGTGAACGCAGTGCCTGAGCGATGAGGTAGGTGTTCAGGCCCTGCGTGGCGGCGCGGTCCCGATCGATGTCGATGTGGAACTCTGGCCGCGGGTCGCCGACGTCGATCGCGACGTCGACCGCGCCGGGCACGTCGGAGATGAGTTCGAAGGCCTCCTCCGCAACATGCACGAGATCTTCCATGTTGCTGCCCTTGATCTGAACCGAGATCGGCGTTCCGGAGAGCCCCATCATCTGACCGACGGAGCTTCCGGTCCGGACGCTGTGCTTCACGACGTCGGGCATCGACTCCATCTTGGCCCTCAGGGCGTCACCGACCTCCTCGGATGAGCGGTCGCGGAGCTCCTTGTCGACCAGTTTGAGGCCGACGTGACCGACGTGGCTGCCCTCGGCCTCGCCCTGGATGATGCCCCAGCCCGAGCCCGTCTCGCCGCCGAAGGTGTACATGTACTCCCGCTCCGGGATCTCCTCCTCGATGAACTCCTCGATCTCACCCAGGACCTCCATCGTCCGGTCGACGGTCGTGCCGGGCGCCAGCTCGAGGATCGCTTCGATCTCGCCGGAATCGGGCGCCGGGAAGAACTCGGTCTTCACGAACCCCGCGAGCAGGATCGTCACGGCGAAGAGCCCGATGGCGACGAAAACCGTCCGCTTCCTCCGGCCGAGCGACGAGGACAGGAGCCGCGTATAGCGCTCCTCGACCCGCCTGAAGACCCGTTCGCCCCAATCGAAGACCCGCTTCCGGAAACCCGTGCCTCCCTCGTCCTCGAAGCTCTTCCGGAGCAGGGTCGAAGAGAGAGCCGGTATCAACGTCAGCGCGCTGAAGAGAGACACCGCGATGGCGGCGATGACGACGACGGCCATCTGCTCGGACAGGACGCCGACGATGCCGGAGATGAAGATCATCGGCACGAAGACGACGATCGTCGTCAGCGTGGACGCCGCGAGCGCCTCGCCTATCTCCGAGGGCGCGAACATCGACGCCTCGCGAACGCGCTCGCCGGACTCGACGTGCCGCGTGATGTTCTCGAGCACGACGACCGCCGCGTCGACCACCAATCCGATGGCGATCGAGAGACTCATCAGCGAGACCATGTTGATCGTGTAGCCGAGCATGTACATCACGAAGAGCGCCACCATGAAGGACGCCGGGATCGTGAGCCCGATGACGATGGTCGAGCGGATCCTCCGGAGGAACAGGAGGACGACGAGGATGACGCCCAGGCCGCCGAAGTAGATCGCGGTCGTCAGGTTGTTGATCGCCTTCTTGATGAAGTCGGACGTGTCGAAGAACGTGAAGATCTCCATGTCGGGCGGAAGGTCCTGTTCGATCTCCTCGATCTTCGCGATGGCGGCGTTCGCGATGGTCACGGAGTTCGCCCCCGACTGCTTCGACACGAAGAATACGAGACCGTCCTGTCTGTCGGCCCGCGCCTTCATGATCTGCTCGGCGAATCCGTCCTCGATGTCGGCGATGTCGCCCAGGCGTATGACCCTGCCCATGGACGAACCGACGACGATCCGCTCGAGTTCCGAGACCTCCTGGAACTTGCCCGGAACCCGAACCGTGTAGCGGAACCGCCCGATGTCCATGTCGCCGGCCGGGATGTCGACGTTCTCGGCCGCGAGGACGTCGACGATCTGATCCGGCGTGATGCCGGTGGCCTCCAGCCTCGACGGATCGACATTGACCTTGATCTCGCGCTCAGGGCCCCCGAAGACCCACACCTCGGAGACGCCCGGCACCGCCTTCAGGGGATCCGCGATCTGTGTTTCGACGATGTGCCGGATGCCCGGAAAGTTCTCTTCCGCCGTGGCGCCCATGACGAGGATGGGCATGTTGGCCGAGCTCATCTTGACGATCATCGGGGTCTCGACATCGTCGGGAAGCTCGGACTTGAGCATCTCGAGCGCGTCGCGCACGTCGGAGGCGGCCTCGTTGAGGTCGGTGTCCCACCCGAACTCGATCATCACAACCGAGATGCCGCTCTGAGACACCGAGTTCACGTGGTCGACGCCGCTGATCGTCGCCATGGCGTCCTCGACGAGCTCGGTGACGTTCGATTCGATGTCCTCCGACCCGGCTCCCGGATACGGCGTGACGACGCTGATGACCGGGAACTCGAACTCCGGCATCAGATCGACCGGGAGCCGCGTGAGGGCGAGCACGCCGAAGAGAACGAGCACCGCGAACATCATGAAGACGGTCACGGGCCTGTTGACTGCGAAGGTCGGCAGGTTCATCGGTCCTCCCCCGCGGTTCGCTCGATCGTAACGTCGTCGCCGTCAGCCAGTCTGTATCTCCCGGCCAGCACGACGAGGTCGCCCTCAGCGACGCCGGACCGTGCCTCGACACGGTCGCCGAAGACATCGCCGAGCGCGATGTTGCGGCGGCGCGCCTTACCGCCCTCGATCACGAAGACATACGAGACGCCGGTTCCCTCCTGTCTGAGGAGTCCGTCCAACGGGACGAGGACGGCCTCCCGCCCGGCGAGCGTGAGCTCGACGTCCGCGAACATGCCGGGTCTCAGGAGTCCCTCGGGGTTCGGCACCCGAACTTCCGCGGTGGCCGTCCTGCTCATCTCGTCGAGCGATGCGTCGACGCGGTGCACGCTCCCGTCGAACGTGCGGTCCGGGTATGCGTCGACGGCGATCGCCGCGGGAAGCCCCTTCCTGATGAGAGGCCAGTCCCGCTCGGACACCTCGACCTCGATCGATACCGAGCTGATGTCCGCGAGATCGAGAATGGACGGTGCACCGGTCCCGCCGGGCATCAGCATGAAGAGCTCACCTTCCTCGAGGTGTCTGGCGGTGATGTACCCTGAGAAGGGCGCGCGGATCCGCGTGCTCCCGAGCATCATGTCGTACGACGCGCGCGCCGATTCGTATCCGGCCTCGGCCTGGTCGAACGCCTGGTCCGTGATGGCGTTCTTCTCGTGAAGCGACTGCATCCGCTTCCAGTCCCTTTCCGCCGCCCTGTACTGCGCCTCGACCTGGGCCAGCTGTTCACTCCCGAGCTCGACCAGGAGGTCGCCCTGCTCAACACGGTCGCCGGCGTCCACGTGGAAGGTCTCGACCCGACCCTGGATCTCGGCGCCAAGTGAGGTTCTCCTCGCGCCCTGCACGCCGCCGGTGTAGCCCAGGACCGGCGAGACCATCCCGCTCGAGAGTTCGGTGACCTCGACCGGAACCGCTCCGGCTTCG
This genomic window from Candidatus Effluviviaceae Genus V sp. contains:
- a CDS encoding radical SAM protein → MPPARVFETTAKSVLTRSKIPGLDYAVNPYIGCTHSCSYCYATFMKKFMKITDPWGEFVGVKVNAAEVLAREVRRRHPGRVSLGTVCDPYQEEERRRLLTRSCLEV
- the ssb gene encoding single-stranded DNA-binding protein; the encoded protein is MAGRGVNKVILIGNLGGDPEVRQTGSGTTVTTFNIATNETWSDRDGNRQEHTEWHRIVAWGKLGEICGQYLSKGRQVYIEGRLRTRTWEDKQGQQRKTTEIKADEMQMLGSRDGGGGGQQERTPEFATESVSMDDDDLPF
- a CDS encoding XTP/dITP diphosphatase, coding for MTPDDVLTLVLATRNPHKVEEINAILSGLPVRILSFNDLPDLPDVVENGETLEENAAKKAREVADATGRPALADDTGLEVEFLGGAPGVYSARYAGEPPSYERNNRKLLKEMAGASEEDRRAAFRTVVALAVPGGDARLVEGTMDGVILTEPVGEGGFGYDPLFRPDGADKSFAQMTSDEKNAISHRGKAVRAARELVLELLEAARGAA
- a CDS encoding glutamate racemase; the protein is MADARPIGVFDSGIGGLTVVSEIMRQLPAESIVYFGDTARLPYGPKSNETVTAFSIQNTAFLLRHDVKMIVVACNTASSVAIGPLAERFDVPVIGVIRPGALAAASSTLVGRVGVIGTEGTIASGAYHTEIGRIDREIEVLEQSCPLFVPLAEEGWTDREVTLVIAHEYLRPLRDAGVDVVVLGCTHYPILKTTIGKVFGPSVRLIDSAEETASEVRERLQTLDLMREDDAPRRLRYFVSDVPHRFREQAERFLGSELGDVSIVSEEELVEECP
- the smpB gene encoding SsrA-binding protein SmpB; the encoded protein is MAEDVKLVAKNRRARHDYHVEDTVEAGVVLKGTEVKSVRLGKIQLVDSYARVEDGEMFLHGVHISPYKQGNRFNVDPRRVRKLLLHKNEIRRLHRQVREKGVTLIPLSVYLRRGRVKVEIGLCRGKRQHDKRETIKRRDAERDMERELHRRDRNVY
- a CDS encoding DUF362 domain-containing protein, encoding MPPRRTNGPDTVAGSGPGPEPREDSAVSKQKVAVLRTKPETVLDDYRRLCELAGMKDALDPSATTILKDNISWHLMYPSSNTTPWQLEGTILALREQGFEDLVDVHNKTVVTICDLGDRYNRFGPVLEKHDVPTKHNFNPDDMSWIEYRPKATMAVLDKVFPDGIYLPDYFFGKNIVHLPTVKTHSYTVTTGALKNAFGGLLNVNRHMTHTWIHDTIVDLLAIQKEIHTGVFCTMDGTTAGSGPGPRTLIPHRKDVILASADQVAIDAVSARMMGFEPMEIDYIAHATERGLGQGDPREIEIVGDEDAAAERWGFTVGVNLGTGTGMLLWRSPLKIFQKLLFQTPIVKMFIWASETYHDKFWYPKHGVPVVEKWKRESPWGRLFEQYPESTKEIDPSCRQEPFS
- a CDS encoding MMPL family transporter; this encodes MNLPTFAVNRPVTVFMMFAVLVLFGVLALTRLPVDLMPEFEFPVISVVTPYPGAGSEDIESNVTELVEDAMATISGVDHVNSVSQSGISVVMIEFGWDTDLNEAASDVRDALEMLKSELPDDVETPMIVKMSSANMPILVMGATAEENFPGIRHIVETQIADPLKAVPGVSEVWVFGGPEREIKVNVDPSRLEATGITPDQIVDVLAAENVDIPAGDMDIGRFRYTVRVPGKFQEVSELERIVVGSSMGRVIRLGDIADIEDGFAEQIMKARADRQDGLVFFVSKQSGANSVTIANAAIAKIEEIEQDLPPDMEIFTFFDTSDFIKKAINNLTTAIYFGGLGVILVVLLFLRRIRSTIVIGLTIPASFMVALFVMYMLGYTINMVSLMSLSIAIGLVVDAAVVVLENITRHVESGERVREASMFAPSEIGEALAASTLTTIVVFVPMIFISGIVGVLSEQMAVVVIAAIAVSLFSALTLIPALSSTLLRKSFEDEGGTGFRKRVFDWGERVFRRVEERYTRLLSSSLGRRKRTVFVAIGLFAVTILLAGFVKTEFFPAPDSGEIEAILELAPGTTVDRTMEVLGEIEEFIEEEIPEREYMYTFGGETGSGWGIIQGEAEGSHVGHVGLKLVDKELRDRSSEEVGDALRAKMESMPDVVKHSVRTGSSVGQMMGLSGTPISVQIKGSNMEDLVHVAEEAFELISDVPGAVDVAIDVGDPRPEFHIDIDRDRAATQGLNTYLIAQALRSQVFGVDATKLRQGGDQWQVVVRAPRGERSSVEDLMAMPIPSVTGSMVRLSSVADVRMSEGPTEIKHEDQQRIVAVTGRISGRALGEVAGDVRRALEDLERPPGVTIELAGDVENQGEAFGDLFLLLMLSLALVYMVMASQFESLLDPFIIMFSVPFAFVGVVWAFLISNTPLSMTSFLGVVMLMGIVVNNAIVLVDYAKIMRKRGMELREAVMTAGSRRLRPVLMTAFTTIFGMLPLALMRYQGSEVWRPLGITMIGGLLVSTFVTLVLVPTVYMIFHTRIEARARRTR
- a CDS encoding efflux RND transporter periplasmic adaptor subunit, whose product is MKRYPTILRQASLLFTVALAAAGLSMGCGGGAQEEEAEAGAVPVEVTELSSGMVSPVLGYTGGVQGARRTSLGAEIQGRVETFHVDAGDRVEQGDLLVELGSEQLAQVEAQYRAAERDWKRMQSLHEKNAITDQAFDQAEAGYESARASYDMMLGSTRIRAPFSGYITARHLEEGELFMLMPGGTGAPSILDLADISSVSIEVEVSERDWPLIRKGLPAAIAVDAYPDRTFDGSVHRVDASLDEMSRTATAEVRVPNPEGLLRPGMFADVELTLAGREAVLVPLDGLLRQEGTGVSYVFVIEGGKARRRNIALGDVFGDRVEARSGVAEGDLVVLAGRYRLADGDDVTIERTAGEDR